One bacterium genomic window carries:
- a CDS encoding DUF1772 domain-containing protein — MECGTEFAVREFGPSYRRATTMQASLAVIGFVCSIVAWLTGAKFWWAIGGTLLGLVIPVTLILIFPVNKQLLAPGLDSDPARAQQLLSRWNGLHAIRSVLSVIALIIFLFS, encoded by the coding sequence ATGGAGTGCGGCACAGAGTTCGCAGTAAGGGAATTTGGACCCAGCTACCGTAGGGCAACTACAATGCAAGCCTCACTGGCAGTGATTGGTTTTGTGTGTTCCATCGTCGCATGGCTGACTGGCGCAAAATTCTGGTGGGCGATCGGAGGCACTTTGTTAGGATTGGTGATTCCTGTCACGCTGATTTTGATTTTTCCGGTCAACAAACAACTCCTGGCGCCGGGCCTCGATAGTGATCCAGCGCGCGCACAACAATTGTTATCACGGTGGAACGGACTTCATGCTATTCGCTCGGTTCTGAGCGTAATTGCTTTGATCATTTTTTTGTTCAGCTAG